One window from the genome of Myxococcales bacterium encodes:
- a CDS encoding 50S ribosomal protein L18, with amino-acid sequence MAGHIKITSLKERRRSRRKIHIRMRVTGSPERPRLSVFRSAKHIYIQAIDDQSGKVLAAASDVEAAVATTANDKDKKGRARLVGEAIGKKLLAKNISAVVFDRNGYVYHGRIKEVADGARAAGLQF; translated from the coding sequence ATGGCTGGACATATCAAAATCACTTCTCTTAAAGAACGCCGCCGAAGCCGTCGCAAGATTCATATTCGTATGCGCGTGACAGGCTCGCCGGAGCGACCGCGTTTGTCTGTGTTTCGCTCGGCGAAACATATTTATATCCAAGCGATCGACGACCAGTCTGGCAAGGTTCTGGCAGCGGCTTCTGACGTTGAGGCGGCGGTGGCTACGACCGCAAACGATAAAGACAAAAAGGGCCGCGCGCGTTTGGTCGGCGAGGCCATTGGCAAGAAGCTCTTAGCCAAGAATATCAGCGCTGTTGTGTTTGATCGCAACGGCTATGTTTATCACGGGCGCATCAAAGAAGTTGCCGACGGTGCACGCGCGGCTGGCCTACAATTCTAA
- the rplV gene encoding 50S ribosomal protein L22: MEAKSFVRGISMSPRKMRVVANLVRGKDVEQAVGMLDLMPKKAAQHISKAIKSAAHNAEDQSGGKVSVEDLKIQTIQIDGGPIVRRFMPRSMGRANRIQHRTSHLTVVVSEKA; the protein is encoded by the coding sequence ATGGAAGCCAAATCATTCGTAAGAGGTATATCGATGTCGCCGCGCAAGATGCGCGTCGTCGCTAACCTCGTGCGCGGTAAAGACGTTGAGCAGGCCGTTGGCATGCTCGATCTCATGCCCAAAAAAGCGGCGCAGCATATCTCCAAGGCCATCAAGTCAGCCGCCCACAACGCCGAAGACCAGTCGGGCGGCAAGGTGAGCGTTGAAGACCTTAAAATCCAAACGATTCAAATTGATGGCGGGCCAATTGTCCGCCGCTTCATGCCGCGCTCGATGGGGCGCGCCAATCGTATTCAACATCGAACCAGCCACCTTACGGTGGTCGTAAGCGAGAAGGCATAG
- the rplE gene encoding 50S ribosomal protein L5, with protein sequence MATDNKKASNKGSKKSATPAEPAQKYKREAAPRLKGVYDTQVRETMFKEFGYTSMMQVPRIVKVTLNMGLGRANQDAKVMENAVEELKAICGQAPVVCKAKKDIATFKLRKGQKIGTMVTLRRERMWEFLDRLCNIALPRVRDFRGVSAKGFDGRGNFTLGIKEQIIFPEIEYDKIDSIKGMNISIVTTAANDAEGRALLTHLGMPFRQASTQQGTAA encoded by the coding sequence ATGGCAACAGACAACAAAAAAGCCTCGAATAAAGGCAGCAAGAAATCAGCAACACCGGCCGAGCCCGCGCAAAAATACAAGCGCGAGGCGGCGCCGCGCCTTAAGGGTGTCTATGACACGCAAGTGCGCGAGACGATGTTCAAGGAGTTTGGCTATACGAGCATGATGCAAGTGCCCCGTATTGTCAAAGTCACGTTGAACATGGGTCTCGGCCGCGCAAACCAAGACGCCAAGGTCATGGAAAACGCGGTGGAGGAGCTAAAGGCCATTTGCGGTCAGGCACCTGTGGTGTGTAAAGCCAAGAAGGACATCGCGACGTTCAAGCTCCGTAAGGGCCAGAAAATCGGCACGATGGTGACCCTGCGCCGTGAGCGCATGTGGGAATTCCTGGACCGACTTTGCAACATCGCGCTGCCGCGTGTTCGCGATTTCCGCGGGGTGTCAGCCAAGGGCTTTGATGGCCGGGGCAATTTTACGCTCGGCATCAAGGAGCAAATTATTTTTCCTGAGATTGAATACGACAAGATCGATTCCATCAAAGGCATGAACATCAGCATCGTTACAACCGCCGCTAACGACGCGGAAGGCCGCGCGCTGCTGACCCATCTCGGCATGCCATTTCGCCAGGCTTCAACTCAGCAAGGAACCGCAGCATGA
- the rplD gene encoding 50S ribosomal protein L4 produces the protein MATIDVKNIAGQKVGSINLSDAVFAAEINEHLLWEVVKWQLAKRRSGTHSTKRMSEVRGSSIKPYKQKGTGQARQGSFQAPQFVGGGSVFGPKPRSYEYKMPKKAKRLALCSALSLRANEKKLIVLDKFETAGKTKEVATALAKLGADRKALIVDQGDNDMLARGARNLEGAKWLSVDGINVYDILRHDTLIMTSEAMKNLEAALGAE, from the coding sequence ATGGCGACGATTGATGTGAAAAATATCGCAGGACAGAAGGTTGGCTCAATCAACTTGAGCGACGCTGTTTTTGCCGCTGAGATTAACGAGCACCTGCTGTGGGAAGTTGTCAAATGGCAACTTGCCAAGCGACGTTCGGGCACGCACTCCACCAAGCGAATGAGTGAAGTCCGCGGTTCGTCGATCAAGCCTTACAAGCAAAAAGGCACCGGCCAGGCGCGACAAGGTAGCTTCCAGGCGCCGCAATTCGTCGGCGGCGGTAGCGTGTTCGGGCCGAAGCCGCGCAGCTACGAGTACAAGATGCCCAAGAAGGCCAAGCGCCTCGCCTTGTGCTCCGCGCTCTCCTTGCGCGCCAATGAAAAGAAGTTGATCGTGCTCGATAAGTTCGAGACCGCCGGTAAAACCAAAGAAGTCGCCACCGCGCTCGCCAAGCTCGGCGCTGACCGCAAGGCGCTCATTGTCGATCAAGGCGACAACGATATGCTCGCGCGCGGCGCGCGCAACCTCGAGGGTGCCAAGTGGCTCTCCGTCGACGGGATCAATGTCTACGACATCCTTCGCCACGACACGCTCATTATGACCAGCGAAGCGATGAAAAATCTGGAGGCGGCGCTCGGCGCCGAGTAG
- the rpsH gene encoding 30S ribosomal protein S8: MSMTDPIGDFLARIRNAIGARKAEVVAPKSKIKHRIAEILRDEGFVDAVTTTDDSVQGTIKVALRYDGRTANAITGLRRVSRPGQRSYIPATDIKRVRNGLGISILSTSQGLMTDREARKRGVGGELLCEIW; encoded by the coding sequence ATGTCGATGACAGATCCTATTGGAGATTTCCTAGCACGCATTCGCAATGCGATTGGCGCGCGCAAGGCTGAGGTTGTTGCGCCCAAGTCTAAAATTAAGCACCGCATCGCCGAGATCCTTCGCGACGAGGGCTTTGTTGATGCCGTCACCACGACGGACGACAGCGTCCAAGGCACGATCAAGGTCGCGCTGCGTTACGACGGCCGGACCGCAAACGCCATTACCGGCTTGCGCCGCGTCTCGCGTCCAGGGCAGCGTTCGTACATTCCTGCCACGGATATCAAGCGCGTGCGCAACGGCCTCGGTATCTCAATCCTTTCAACCTCCCAAGGGCTGATGACCGATCGCGAAGCGCGCAAGCGCGGCGTGGGCGGTGAGTTGCTCTGTGAAATCTGGTGA
- the rplN gene encoding 50S ribosomal protein L14, which yields MIQMTSVLDVADNSGAKKVFCVKVLGGSRRRYASIGDVIIVSIREAIAGSKVKKGDTARAVIVRTAREMARPDGTFIKFDGNSAVLINKENEPIGTRIFGPVARELRNKRFMKIISLAPEVL from the coding sequence ATGATTCAAATGACCTCTGTATTGGATGTCGCTGACAACAGCGGCGCCAAGAAAGTATTTTGCGTAAAAGTTCTCGGAGGCAGCCGACGTCGATACGCGTCGATCGGCGATGTGATCATCGTCTCGATCCGTGAAGCCATTGCTGGCTCCAAGGTTAAGAAGGGCGACACGGCGCGCGCGGTCATCGTCCGTACCGCTCGTGAAATGGCGCGTCCCGACGGCACCTTCATCAAGTTTGACGGCAACTCGGCCGTGCTGATCAACAAGGAAAACGAGCCGATCGGCACACGTATCTTTGGGCCAGTTGCGCGCGAGTTGCGCAATAAGCGTTTTATGAAAATCATCTCGCTCGCACCGGAGGTGCTGTAA
- a CDS encoding type Z 30S ribosomal protein S14, translating to MSTLIDRLPKKHKFQVRHRNRCLRCGRPRAVYRKFALCRCCFRELALRGDIPGVVKSSW from the coding sequence ATGAGCACGTTGATCGACCGGCTTCCCAAGAAGCACAAGTTTCAAGTTCGACATCGCAACCGATGTCTTCGGTGTGGGCGCCCCCGCGCGGTTTACCGCAAGTTTGCGCTTTGTCGTTGTTGTTTCCGGGAACTCGCGCTTCGCGGAGATATCCCCGGTGTCGTGAAGTCGAGTTGGTGA
- the rpmD gene encoding 50S ribosomal protein L30 produces the protein MAIKMKITQIKSGIGCPETQRRTLAGLGLGKMNRSVVLADTLAIRGMVRKISHLIVVEPAE, from the coding sequence ATGGCGATTAAAATGAAAATCACCCAGATCAAGAGCGGCATCGGTTGTCCGGAGACCCAGCGCCGCACCCTAGCGGGGCTTGGTCTTGGCAAAATGAATCGCTCGGTCGTGCTAGCCGACACCCTCGCAATTCGCGGGATGGTGCGGAAAATTAGCCACTTAATCGTCGTCGAGCCTGCGGAGTAA
- the rpsS gene encoding 30S ribosomal protein S19, whose translation MPRSIKKGPYVQHFLIKKIAAAHKETNPAKRVITTYSRRSTITPDMVGITFAVHNGRKFIPVFVSENMVGHKLGEFSPTRTYTGHGGEKKK comes from the coding sequence ATGCCACGCAGTATTAAAAAAGGCCCGTACGTTCAGCACTTTCTTATCAAAAAGATCGCCGCTGCACACAAGGAAACCAATCCGGCGAAGCGGGTCATTACGACGTATTCGCGTCGCAGCACGATTACCCCGGATATGGTAGGGATTACGTTTGCCGTCCACAACGGCCGTAAGTTCATCCCCGTCTTTGTTTCTGAGAACATGGTCGGTCACAAGCTGGGCGAGTTTTCACCAACCCGGACCTACACTGGGCACGGCGGCGAAAAGAAGAAATAG
- the rpsC gene encoding 30S ribosomal protein S3, which yields MGQKTHPTGFRLGIIKTWSSRWYGEKQYSKWLHEDLKLKAFIKKKLNNAGVSFIEIERAASKCKINIHTARPGIVIGKRGAGVEVLKKEVQALTENEVFLNIIEVRKAETNAQLVAENIATQLERRIAFRRAMKKAIQTGMKFGAKGIRVASSGRLGGAEMCRREWYREGRVPLHTLRADIEYGFAEAHTTYGIIGVKAWVFHGEVLTSRGQARKVGA from the coding sequence ATGGGTCAGAAAACACATCCTACGGGATTCCGGCTCGGAATCATCAAGACGTGGTCCTCCCGCTGGTACGGCGAAAAGCAGTACTCAAAGTGGTTGCACGAAGACCTCAAGTTGAAGGCTTTTATCAAGAAGAAGCTTAACAACGCGGGCGTCAGCTTTATCGAAATCGAGCGCGCGGCTAGCAAGTGCAAGATTAACATCCACACGGCCCGCCCTGGGATTGTTATCGGCAAGCGTGGCGCTGGCGTGGAAGTTCTCAAAAAAGAAGTTCAGGCGCTTACAGAAAACGAAGTGTTCCTCAACATCATCGAAGTTCGCAAGGCCGAAACCAACGCGCAGCTCGTGGCGGAAAACATCGCTACGCAGCTCGAGCGCCGCATTGCCTTTCGCCGCGCGATGAAAAAAGCCATCCAGACCGGCATGAAGTTCGGTGCCAAGGGTATTCGCGTCGCATCGTCCGGCCGCCTTGGTGGCGCCGAGATGTGTCGCCGCGAGTGGTACCGCGAAGGTCGCGTCCCGCTTCATACGCTGCGCGCAGACATCGAGTATGGCTTTGCCGAGGCCCACACCACATACGGCATCATTGGCGTCAAAGCGTGGGTCTTCCACGGCGAGGTGCTGACCTCGCGCGGTCAAGCCCGCAAGGTTGGGGCGTAA
- the secY gene encoding preprotein translocase subunit SecY — MATNAVANIGKLPELRKRVVFTLAMLAVYRIGVFITVPFVDRSQMENVISKGGAGSFLGMFDMFSGGALEQLSIFMLGIMPYISASIVMQLLTVVVARLGQLNKEGEQGRKKINQYTRYGTIVVGLVQSYFFAKWLSGMNGLVPNPGPTFTIMTMLTVTTGTAFIMWLGEQITEKGIGNGASMIIFAGIVARFPDAIAQLFTTSNSESGLGGFGMLVLALVVLGTVAVICYFERAHRRIPVQYTKRQVGRKMYQGAQSFLPMKVNMASVIPAIFASSLLMFPGQIANMSSRPWLQDLAAIFNPSDWRYNVVFVVLIIYFAYFYTSAVAFNPVEVADNLKKSGGFVPGIRPGKSTAEYIDKVLSRLTIVGALYLSAVCLLPVLMRNFMHVPFQFGGTGLLIVVGVALDVVQQMEAHLISRNYDGFAGPRGPRIRGRAIARVR; from the coding sequence GTGGCAACGAACGCTGTCGCAAATATCGGTAAATTACCTGAGCTGCGTAAACGCGTAGTTTTCACGCTCGCTATGCTCGCCGTGTATCGCATCGGCGTGTTCATCACGGTGCCGTTTGTGGACCGTTCTCAGATGGAGAACGTGATCTCGAAGGGGGGCGCTGGATCCTTTCTCGGCATGTTCGACATGTTCTCCGGCGGTGCGCTCGAGCAACTCTCGATTTTTATGCTCGGCATCATGCCGTACATCTCGGCCTCGATCGTCATGCAGCTCTTGACGGTCGTCGTGGCGCGGCTGGGGCAGCTAAACAAAGAAGGCGAGCAGGGCCGTAAAAAAATCAATCAATACACCAGATACGGGACCATCGTGGTCGGCCTCGTGCAGTCGTATTTCTTTGCCAAATGGCTTTCTGGCATGAACGGGCTGGTGCCCAATCCAGGCCCTACTTTTACGATCATGACCATGCTCACGGTGACCACTGGGACCGCGTTTATCATGTGGCTTGGCGAGCAAATCACCGAGAAGGGCATCGGCAACGGCGCCTCAATGATCATCTTTGCCGGGATCGTGGCGCGCTTTCCGGATGCGATTGCCCAGTTGTTTACAACCAGCAATAGCGAATCTGGGCTCGGTGGGTTTGGCATGCTCGTGCTTGCCCTTGTCGTCCTCGGCACGGTAGCGGTGATTTGCTACTTTGAGCGAGCCCACCGACGCATTCCCGTTCAGTATACCAAGCGCCAAGTTGGCAGGAAAATGTACCAAGGCGCGCAAAGCTTTTTGCCGATGAAGGTAAATATGGCTAGCGTAATCCCGGCCATCTTTGCCTCGTCGCTGCTGATGTTTCCCGGCCAGATCGCCAATATGTCGTCCCGCCCATGGTTGCAGGACCTGGCGGCAATCTTCAATCCGTCCGACTGGCGCTATAACGTCGTCTTTGTCGTGCTGATCATCTATTTTGCGTATTTCTATACGTCGGCGGTGGCGTTCAATCCCGTCGAGGTTGCAGATAATTTGAAGAAGAGCGGCGGGTTTGTTCCAGGAATTCGCCCCGGCAAAAGCACGGCGGAATACATCGACAAGGTGCTTTCGCGGCTGACGATCGTCGGGGCGCTGTACTTGTCGGCGGTGTGTTTGCTGCCGGTGCTGATGCGGAACTTTATGCACGTGCCGTTTCAGTTCGGCGGCACCGGCCTGCTGATCGTAGTCGGCGTCGCGCTTGACGTCGTTCAGCAGATGGAAGCCCATCTCATCTCGCGAAATTACGACGGCTTCGCTGGGCCACGCGGTCCAAGAATCCGCGGGCGCGCCATCGCCCGCGTTCGGTAG
- the rpsJ gene encoding 30S ribosomal protein S10, which yields MSTPRIRIRLKAYDHKLLDQSTKEIVDTALRTSARVAGPIPLPTKINKYCVLRSPHTDKKSREQFEIRTHMRLIDILEPTQATLDALMKLDLSAGVDVAIK from the coding sequence ATGAGCACGCCACGCATTCGAATTCGCCTTAAAGCCTACGATCATAAACTGCTTGATCAGTCGACCAAGGAGATTGTTGATACCGCCTTGCGTACCAGCGCACGCGTCGCGGGGCCGATCCCCTTGCCAACGAAAATCAACAAGTATTGCGTGCTGCGGTCGCCTCACACCGATAAGAAATCGCGCGAGCAATTCGAGATTCGCACGCATATGCGACTGATCGACATCCTCGAGCCAACGCAAGCCACGCTCGATGCGCTGATGAAGCTCGACCTGTCGGCAGGCGTGGACGTAGCGATCAAGTAG
- the rplO gene encoding 50S ribosomal protein L15, which produces MGTNLHNLTPNAGSTKAAKRLGRGRGSGTGKTSGKGVKGQKARPGHHGAIKAFEGGQVALPRRMPKRGFKNPFRVEAFPINVALLEKIFDAGATVDIASLREKGVLPKKTKVVKVLGEGDLRKKLTLKVQRISALAKEKVEKLAVQSN; this is translated from the coding sequence ATGGGTACGAACTTACATAACTTAACTCCCAACGCGGGTTCGACGAAGGCGGCAAAGCGTCTTGGTCGCGGTCGCGGCTCGGGCACGGGCAAGACGTCGGGCAAAGGCGTCAAGGGTCAGAAGGCGCGCCCTGGGCATCACGGCGCGATCAAGGCATTCGAAGGCGGCCAAGTTGCGCTGCCACGCCGGATGCCGAAGCGCGGCTTCAAAAATCCTTTTCGCGTCGAGGCGTTTCCTATCAACGTCGCGCTGTTGGAGAAAATCTTTGACGCCGGCGCGACGGTAGACATCGCGTCGTTGCGTGAAAAGGGCGTACTGCCCAAGAAGACCAAGGTGGTCAAAGTGCTCGGCGAAGGCGACTTGCGCAAGAAGTTGACGCTTAAAGTCCAACGAATTTCGGCGTTGGCAAAAGAAAAAGTCGAAAAGCTGGCGGTTCAGTCGAACTGA
- the rplF gene encoding 50S ribosomal protein L6: MSRIGRKPLEVPKGVTVSVTATAITAKGPKGSLVLPRHSAIEVKEDKGQLTFHRADDLGPSRAAHGLMRALTANLIKGVSQGFERQLEINGVGYKAEIKGSVVVLSLGFSHPVEFKLPEGIAAKVEKNVLTLSGIDKQAVGAAAAKVRSFRPPEPYKGKGVKYMEETILRKAGKTAGK, from the coding sequence ATGTCGCGAATTGGACGTAAACCTTTAGAAGTGCCAAAGGGCGTAACTGTTTCGGTCACGGCTACCGCAATCACGGCTAAGGGGCCTAAAGGCTCTTTGGTTTTGCCGCGGCACAGCGCCATTGAAGTTAAAGAGGACAAAGGTCAGCTCACGTTTCACCGAGCCGATGACTTAGGCCCTTCGCGCGCTGCGCATGGTCTGATGCGCGCATTGACGGCGAATCTGATCAAGGGCGTTTCGCAAGGCTTCGAACGTCAGCTCGAAATTAACGGCGTTGGCTACAAGGCCGAAATTAAAGGCAGCGTTGTGGTGCTGAGCCTCGGTTTTTCGCACCCTGTTGAATTCAAGCTGCCCGAGGGTATCGCGGCTAAGGTCGAAAAGAACGTGTTGACGCTTTCGGGCATCGACAAGCAAGCCGTTGGTGCTGCGGCCGCCAAAGTTCGCAGCTTCAGGCCGCCAGAGCCCTACAAGGGCAAAGGCGTCAAATATATGGAAGAAACCATTCTCCGCAAAGCAGGCAAGACCGCAGGCAAGTGA
- the rpmC gene encoding 50S ribosomal protein L29, protein MSKTKDSIATLRDLPKSELLLARGRTTDELFRLKLGTYTNQVTSSALVRSKRREIARINTILHGRQIGLEQQGQK, encoded by the coding sequence ATGAGCAAAACGAAAGATTCAATCGCCACCCTTCGCGATCTTCCAAAGAGCGAGCTGCTCTTGGCCCGTGGCCGGACGACCGATGAGCTGTTTCGCCTCAAGCTTGGTACCTATACCAACCAGGTGACTTCGTCGGCGCTGGTGCGTTCCAAGCGACGCGAAATCGCTCGCATCAATACTATCCTGCACGGTCGCCAAATCGGCCTTGAACAACAAGGTCAAAAGTAA
- the rplB gene encoding 50S ribosomal protein L2 encodes MAIQKYKPTSPGRRGMSSQDFGDITKSKPEAKLVEKKTSSGGRNNHGRITSRFRGGGHKQQYRVIDFRRNKTGVPAKVVAIEYDPNRTARIALIQYIGDGDMAYILAPQKLSVGDQVVSANSADIKPGNSLPLRFIPVGTEIHCVSLKVGGPAQMGRSAGARIVLMAKEGEWATIRLPSGEMRRVHIDCRASIGAIGNTEHANIEWGKAGRKRWLGQRPHQRGVSMNPVDHPMGGGEGRSSGGRHPCTPWGKPTKGYKTRHNKRTDQFIVRRRK; translated from the coding sequence ATGGCGATCCAAAAATACAAGCCAACGTCACCCGGCCGCCGGGGCATGTCTTCGCAAGACTTTGGCGACATCACCAAATCCAAGCCCGAAGCCAAGCTGGTCGAAAAGAAGACCTCCTCGGGTGGCCGCAACAATCACGGCCGCATCACCTCGCGATTTCGCGGTGGCGGCCACAAGCAGCAGTATCGCGTCATTGACTTCCGGCGCAACAAGACCGGCGTGCCCGCCAAGGTAGTTGCGATCGAGTACGATCCAAACCGCACCGCGCGCATCGCGCTGATTCAGTATATCGGCGACGGCGACATGGCCTACATCTTGGCACCACAGAAACTGTCCGTCGGCGATCAGGTCGTGTCGGCAAACTCAGCTGACATTAAGCCTGGTAACTCGTTGCCGCTGCGCTTCATCCCAGTCGGTACGGAAATTCATTGCGTGTCTCTCAAGGTTGGCGGTCCCGCTCAAATGGGTCGTTCCGCAGGCGCCCGCATCGTGCTCATGGCCAAAGAAGGCGAATGGGCGACCATCCGCCTCCCATCGGGCGAAATGCGACGAGTCCATATTGATTGTCGGGCGTCGATTGGCGCCATCGGCAATACGGAGCATGCCAACATAGAGTGGGGCAAGGCCGGCCGCAAACGCTGGTTGGGCCAACGTCCGCATCAACGCGGCGTTTCCATGAACCCAGTTGACCACCCAATGGGTGGTGGTGAAGGTCGTTCGTCTGGCGGACGTCATCCATGTACGCCATGGGGCAAGCCAACCAAGGGCTACAAAACGCGCCACAACAAGCGGACCGATCAGTTCATCGTTCGTCGTCGCAAGTAA
- the rplW gene encoding 50S ribosomal protein L23 — MMRAAQLIIKRPLLTEKSARLRETGGAATAPAEGEAFRQKFVFEVARDANKIEIRQAIQSLFNVTVTNVHTLITRGKEKRVGRFAGRQPSQKKAVVTLKAGESIEFFEGV; from the coding sequence ATCATGCGTGCAGCCCAACTAATCATTAAACGCCCTCTGCTGACCGAGAAGAGCGCGCGCTTGCGCGAAACCGGCGGCGCGGCCACGGCGCCGGCCGAAGGCGAAGCGTTTCGCCAGAAATTCGTGTTTGAAGTGGCGCGCGACGCCAACAAGATCGAGATTCGCCAGGCGATTCAGTCACTGTTCAACGTCACCGTTACTAATGTTCATACGTTGATCACGCGTGGCAAAGAGAAGCGCGTCGGCCGATTTGCGGGACGTCAGCCTTCGCAAAAAAAGGCGGTCGTCACATTGAAGGCCGGCGAGTCCATTGAATTTTTTGAGGGAGTCTAA
- the rpsQ gene encoding 30S ribosomal protein S17, whose product MSEQEQIQGTRRTIQGTVSSNAMDKTVVVTVIRRVRDRRFHKFVTRRVKYKAHDEHNKSNVGDLVEIIEARPYSKTKRWRVLRTVKASNEVLS is encoded by the coding sequence ATGAGCGAGCAAGAACAAATACAAGGCACCCGCCGCACCATTCAAGGTACGGTGAGCTCCAACGCCATGGACAAAACCGTGGTCGTCACCGTGATTCGTCGCGTCCGCGACCGGCGTTTTCACAAGTTCGTGACACGCCGGGTCAAGTACAAGGCGCATGACGAGCACAACAAGTCGAACGTCGGTGATCTCGTTGAGATCATCGAGGCCCGACCTTATAGCAAGACCAAACGCTGGCGTGTCCTTCGCACCGTCAAGGCGTCGAATGAGGTGTTGTCATGA
- the rplX gene encoding 50S ribosomal protein L24, with translation MAHIRKGDTVVVTTGKDKGKRGKVLKLEGDRVVVEKVNMVKRHTKPNQKNPQGGIVEREGTVHISNVLLWDEKTQKGTRTKQVIEGDSKIRVGVKSGTKFQSASI, from the coding sequence ATGGCGCATATTCGCAAAGGTGACACCGTCGTGGTCACGACCGGCAAAGACAAAGGCAAGCGCGGCAAGGTGCTCAAGCTCGAAGGCGATCGCGTCGTCGTCGAGAAGGTGAACATGGTCAAGCGCCACACCAAGCCCAATCAAAAGAACCCGCAGGGCGGCATCGTGGAGCGTGAAGGCACGGTCCACATTTCTAACGTGCTGCTGTGGGACGAGAAAACCCAAAAAGGCACTCGCACAAAACAAGTTATCGAAGGCGATAGCAAGATTCGGGTTGGCGTCAAATCTGGCACCAAATTCCAATCGGCGAGTATTTAA
- the rplP gene encoding 50S ribosomal protein L16, which translates to MLSPKRSKFRKQHKGRMTTAAKGGTEVSFGDFGLQVLEPGWVTARQIEAARIAISRSIKKIGKMYIRVFPDKPITKKPAEVRMGAGKGNTEYWVAVVKPGRVIFEVEGVSKELAEEAFHRAHHKLPIKTQLVAREAVL; encoded by the coding sequence ATGTTGTCACCAAAACGATCAAAATTTCGTAAGCAGCACAAGGGTCGGATGACCACCGCCGCTAAGGGCGGGACCGAAGTTTCGTTCGGCGACTTCGGGCTGCAAGTGCTTGAGCCTGGATGGGTCACGGCCCGCCAGATCGAGGCCGCGCGTATTGCCATTAGTCGGTCGATCAAAAAGATCGGCAAGATGTACATCCGCGTGTTTCCCGACAAGCCGATCACCAAGAAGCCAGCCGAAGTTCGAATGGGTGCCGGTAAAGGCAACACCGAGTATTGGGTGGCCGTGGTTAAGCCAGGTCGCGTGATCTTTGAAGTTGAAGGGGTTTCGAAAGAATTGGCCGAGGAAGCCTTTCACCGCGCCCATCACAAGCTGCCAATTAAAACTCAGCTCGTTGCACGCGAGGCCGTATTATGA
- the rpsE gene encoding 30S ribosomal protein S5 has product MSVKPEEVGELVDKVVFVNRVAKVVKGGRRFSYSALVVVGDQLGHVGAGLGKANEVPEAIRKGTDQAKRNLFKIPLVNGTIPHEVTGEFGAAQVLLRPAAPGAGVIAGGGVRPVLEVAGVKDILSKSLGTSNPHNVIHAVVNALQSLRSVEHVARVRGKSLAEIRG; this is encoded by the coding sequence ATGTCAGTTAAACCAGAAGAAGTAGGCGAGTTAGTCGACAAAGTGGTTTTTGTTAACCGCGTTGCCAAAGTCGTGAAGGGCGGTCGCCGCTTTTCATATTCCGCGCTTGTTGTTGTTGGCGATCAGCTAGGTCACGTTGGCGCCGGTCTCGGCAAAGCCAACGAAGTCCCCGAGGCGATTCGCAAGGGAACCGACCAGGCCAAGCGAAACCTTTTTAAGATCCCCTTGGTTAACGGCACGATCCCCCACGAGGTGACCGGCGAGTTTGGCGCAGCGCAAGTCCTCCTGCGGCCCGCGGCCCCTGGCGCTGGCGTTATTGCCGGTGGCGGCGTGCGCCCGGTACTCGAAGTTGCCGGTGTCAAGGACATCCTTAGCAAGTCGCTTGGAACGTCCAATCCACACAACGTCATTCACGCCGTTGTAAACGCCTTGCAATCCCTGCGTTCAGTCGAGCATGTTGCCCGCGTTCGTGGTAAGTCGCTCGCCGAGATTCGAGGTTAA